The window AGCGTGTGGCGAGTGAACTTGAAGACGGTTTTTATGTAAATCTTGGCATTGGTATTCCAACACTTGTGGCGAACTTTGTACCTGATGGCATCGAAGTGATGCTGCAATCAGAAAATGGGTTACTCGGTATGGGTCCTTACCCAACAAAAGATCAAGTAGACGCAGATATGATAAACGCGGGTAAAGAAACTGTTACCGCAGCTACAGGCGCTGCTATTTTTAGCTCGGCAGAAAGTTTTGCCATGATCCGCGGCGGCCACGTTGATTTAACCGTGTTAGGTGCATTCGAAGTGGACCAACATGGCAATATTGCCAGCTGGATGATCCCCAAAAAATTGGTTAAAGGTATGGGTGGCGCGATGGATTTAGTGGCAGGCGCTA of the Pseudoalteromonas spongiae UST010723-006 genome contains:
- a CDS encoding CoA transferase subunit B, with protein sequence MALTREQIAQRVASELEDGFYVNLGIGIPTLVANFVPDGIEVMLQSENGLLGMGPYPTKDQVDADMINAGKETVTAATGAAIFSSAESFAMIRGGHVDLTVLGAFEVDQHGNIASWMIPKKLVKGMGGAMDLVAGAKNIICVMTHANKHGESKLLSHCSLPLTGVNCINKIVTDLAVLEVKDGAFYLLERAPGISVDEIISKTQGKLVVPECVPEMVFS